The following coding sequences lie in one Myxococcus xanthus genomic window:
- a CDS encoding CarD family transcriptional regulator, with translation MPEGSASLQLAVGDRVVYPNQGVCRVSAIDVKEVAGQKLTFVTMRREEDGAVVMVPEGKVLAIGVRKVASAEDVEAIFAFLRSDSDKADLDWKQRARTNLDRMTQGGIMGLAEVVKGLQVLSELRPLPTKERELYDNARHLLVTEVAAALGTAEVNAEDAIDIVLFPPGRERPKRTAAEFQREEGDLDLDSDLLGLDSDLDLPSDEEPSEPSEEESSEEGESEEAESSEEGAPKKRGRPPKAKTEVPEGAEPAAPKKRGRPPKPKPEATAEGAEPPAPKKRGRPPKPKPPEAEGAAPAAPKKRGRPPKVKPPEGES, from the coding sequence ATGCCTGAAGGGTCCGCGTCACTCCAGCTCGCGGTTGGCGACCGGGTCGTCTATCCGAACCAGGGGGTCTGCCGAGTCTCCGCCATTGATGTGAAGGAAGTGGCGGGACAGAAGCTCACCTTCGTCACGATGCGCCGCGAAGAAGATGGCGCCGTCGTGATGGTGCCCGAGGGCAAGGTGCTCGCCATCGGCGTGCGCAAGGTCGCATCCGCCGAGGACGTGGAGGCCATCTTCGCCTTCCTCCGCTCGGACAGCGACAAGGCCGACCTCGACTGGAAGCAGCGAGCCCGCACCAACCTGGACCGGATGACCCAAGGCGGCATCATGGGTCTGGCCGAGGTGGTGAAAGGGCTCCAGGTTCTCAGTGAGTTGCGCCCGTTGCCGACCAAGGAGCGCGAGCTCTACGACAATGCCCGGCACCTGCTGGTGACGGAGGTCGCCGCCGCGCTGGGCACCGCCGAGGTCAACGCCGAGGACGCCATCGACATCGTCCTCTTCCCGCCCGGCCGCGAGCGCCCCAAGCGCACCGCCGCCGAATTCCAGCGCGAGGAAGGCGACCTGGACCTGGACAGCGACCTGCTGGGCCTGGACAGCGACCTGGACCTGCCGTCCGACGAGGAGCCCTCCGAGCCGTCCGAGGAGGAATCCAGCGAGGAAGGCGAGTCCGAGGAGGCCGAGTCCTCCGAGGAAGGCGCCCCCAAGAAGCGCGGCCGTCCGCCCAAGGCCAAGACGGAGGTGCCCGAGGGCGCCGAACCCGCGGCTCCGAAGAAGCGCGGCCGGCCGCCCAAGCCCAAGCCGGAAGCCACGGCCGAGGGCGCCGAGCCCCCTGCTCCGAAGAAACGCGGCCGTCCGCCCAAGCCCAAGCCGCCCGAGGCGGAAGGCGCCGCGCCCGCCGCGCCGAAGAAGCGCGGCCGTCCGCCCAAGGTCAAACCGCCCGAGGGTGAGAGCTGA
- a CDS encoding ArnT family glycosyltransferase — protein MMQGRAPTRDEKYLAWALWVLAFAALWLTESAVGYTRDESVYFIAAEGYSSWFRQLFNAPTRALTDAAIVRAWDYNHEHPVLMKTLFGLSHLLFHTGLGWVRSATAFRIPAFAMAALIPALSFLLGSAMYGRLAGLFAAFAFMLVPRQYFNAEMACFDVPVAAMWLLVVYCFWRALEDVRWGLWCGVAFGLTLATKHNALFLPFVLTPFALWRAYSASEGQPEARAWLGRFVGVFTAVAVFYGLLVLSLGGGEGFQRKFLLLSPHTLLFAGLAVGGAWVLKGVDKVNAQVTRALVPIAAMAVLGPVIFYLHWPYLWHQPVDRTAWYLAFHAKHNHYAWFYLNQLLREPPFPLAYVVVKTALTVPTSIFVPMVTGLAALVARMVLGAFARTRAWVERPVTMTEALVCVNAVASILIISHPQVPHFGGVKHWFPSMVFLGILAGAAVARGCTALWERLKVKWPSLPQAAVAVPVFAVLLAPALVYSVRVFPYGTAAYSELAGGLPGAATLGMQRQFWSSHVTGVLPWINANAKQGARLFLHEVHGGSFRDYQRNGMLRKDLRAVGSPADADIVAYQYHQEFREHEFLTWQAFGTRTPVTGLYLDETPQVVVYVRPETR, from the coding sequence ATGATGCAAGGACGCGCCCCCACGCGCGACGAGAAGTACCTGGCCTGGGCCCTCTGGGTGCTGGCCTTCGCGGCGCTGTGGCTGACGGAGTCCGCGGTGGGCTACACGCGCGACGAAAGCGTCTACTTCATCGCGGCGGAGGGCTACTCGAGCTGGTTCCGGCAGCTCTTCAACGCACCGACCCGGGCGCTGACGGACGCGGCCATCGTGCGCGCGTGGGACTACAACCACGAGCACCCGGTGCTGATGAAGACGCTGTTCGGCCTGAGCCACCTGCTCTTCCACACGGGCCTGGGGTGGGTGCGCTCGGCGACGGCGTTCCGCATCCCCGCCTTCGCCATGGCGGCGCTGATTCCCGCGCTGTCCTTCCTGCTGGGCAGCGCCATGTACGGCCGCCTCGCGGGGCTGTTCGCCGCCTTCGCCTTCATGCTGGTGCCGCGGCAGTACTTCAACGCGGAGATGGCGTGCTTCGACGTCCCCGTGGCCGCCATGTGGCTGCTCGTCGTGTACTGCTTCTGGCGCGCCTTGGAGGACGTGCGCTGGGGCCTGTGGTGCGGCGTGGCCTTCGGCCTGACGCTGGCCACCAAGCACAACGCCCTGTTCCTCCCCTTCGTGCTCACGCCCTTCGCGCTGTGGCGCGCCTACAGCGCCAGCGAAGGTCAGCCGGAGGCCCGTGCCTGGCTGGGCCGCTTCGTGGGCGTGTTCACGGCGGTGGCCGTGTTCTACGGCCTGCTGGTGCTGTCGCTGGGCGGCGGTGAGGGCTTCCAGCGGAAGTTCCTGCTGCTCAGTCCGCACACCCTGCTGTTCGCCGGGCTCGCGGTGGGCGGCGCCTGGGTGCTCAAGGGCGTGGACAAGGTGAACGCGCAGGTGACGCGCGCGCTGGTGCCCATCGCCGCCATGGCGGTGCTGGGGCCTGTCATCTTCTACCTGCACTGGCCCTACCTGTGGCACCAGCCGGTGGACCGCACCGCGTGGTACCTGGCCTTCCACGCCAAGCACAACCACTACGCCTGGTTCTATCTGAACCAGCTGCTGCGCGAGCCGCCCTTCCCGCTCGCCTATGTCGTCGTGAAGACGGCGCTGACGGTGCCCACCAGCATCTTCGTCCCCATGGTGACGGGCCTGGCGGCGCTGGTGGCGCGCATGGTGCTGGGTGCCTTCGCGCGGACGCGCGCGTGGGTGGAGCGCCCGGTGACGATGACGGAGGCGCTGGTGTGCGTGAACGCGGTGGCCTCCATCCTCATCATCAGCCACCCGCAGGTGCCGCACTTCGGCGGGGTGAAGCACTGGTTCCCGTCCATGGTGTTCCTGGGCATCCTCGCGGGCGCCGCGGTGGCCCGGGGCTGCACGGCGCTGTGGGAGCGGCTGAAGGTGAAGTGGCCCTCACTCCCCCAGGCCGCGGTGGCCGTGCCGGTGTTCGCCGTGCTGCTGGCCCCCGCGCTGGTGTACTCGGTGCGCGTGTTCCCCTACGGGACGGCGGCGTATTCGGAGCTGGCGGGAGGACTGCCAGGCGCGGCCACGCTGGGCATGCAGCGCCAGTTCTGGTCCAGCCACGTCACCGGCGTGCTGCCGTGGATCAACGCGAACGCGAAGCAGGGCGCGCGCCTGTTCCTGCACGAGGTACACGGCGGCTCGTTCCGCGACTACCAGCGCAACGGCATGCTGCGGAAGGACCTGCGCGCGGTGGGCAGCCCGGCGGACGCGGACATCGTCGCGTACCAGTACCACCAGGAGTTCCGCGAGCACGAGTTCCTCACGTGGCAGGCCTTCGGCACGCGCACGCCGGTGACGGGCCTCTACCTGGATGAGACGCCCCAGGTGGTCGTCTACGTCCGGCCGGAGACGCGGTAG